One genomic segment of Coffea arabica cultivar ET-39 chromosome 6e, Coffea Arabica ET-39 HiFi, whole genome shotgun sequence includes these proteins:
- the LOC113694526 gene encoding uncharacterized protein: MAPRPLRLSSRRPSRNIHIIIILLILVPVSIIGIFNHGQKISYFFRPLWDRPPEQFERLPHYYAENISMGQLCRLHGWTLRLEPRRVFDGIIFSNELDILEIRWHELLPYVTKFVILEANTTFTGVPKPVFFASNRDRFAFAEEKVVHDVFPGRILRRGSHENPFNLEAEQRGAMNRLLQGAGISEGDLLIMSDTDEIPTPHTVKLLQWCDGVPPVLHLELKHYLYSFEFPVDYSSWRATVHIYNPWTRYRHSRQSNFILSDAGWHCSFCFRYLREFVFKMTAYSHADRVRHRSFLKYSRIQKLICQGDDLFDMLPEEYTFKEIIKKMGSVARSASAVHLPAYLVENAEKFKFLLPGGCTRSTG; the protein is encoded by the coding sequence ATGGCCCCAAGACCCCTCCGCCTCAGCTCTAGACGCCCTTCTAGAAATATACATATCATTATAATACTCTTGATACTTGTTCCTGTCAGCATTATTGGAATATTTAACCATGGCCAGAAGATCTCCTATTTTTTCCGCCCACTTTGGGACCGACCTCCAGAACAGTTCGAACGCCTACCTCATTATTATGCAGAGAACATTTCCATGGGCCAACTCTGTCGTCTTCATGGCTGGACCTTGCGCTTAGAGCCGCGCCGAGTATTTGATGGCATTATATTCAGCAATGAGCTGGACATTCTTGAAATTAGGTGGCATGAACTCCTTCCTTATGTTACtaaatttgtaattttggaaGCCAACACCACCTTCACTGGCGTCCCGAAACCTGTCTTTTTTGCTTCAAATCGGGATCGATTTGCATTTGCAGAGGAAAAGGTTGTCCATGACGTATTTCCTGGTCGCATTCTTCGGCGTGGTTCACATGAAAACCCATTTAATCTTGAAGCAGAGCAGCGTGGGGCTATGAATCGATTACTTCAAGGGGCAGGTATTTCGGAGGGCGACCTCCTCATCATGTCGGACACTGATGAAATACCAACTCCTCACACTGTGAAACTACTGCAGTGGTGTGATGGGGTACCTCCTGTCTTACATCTGGAGCTGAAGCACTATCTGTATTCCTTCGAATTCCCGGTTGACTATAGTAGTTGGCGTGCTACAGTGCACATTTACAACCCCTGGACCCGGTATCGACATTCGCGACAATCCAATTTTATTCTGTCCGATGCAGGATGGCACTGTAGCTTTTGCTTCCGGTATCTGCGAGAGTTTGTGTTCAAAATGACTGCCTATAGTCATGCAGACCGAGTTAGGCACAGAAGTTTTTTGAAGTACTCCAGGATTCAGAAGCTCATCTGTCAAGGAGATGATCTTTTTGACATGTTACCTGAAGAGTATACTTTTAAGGAAATTATCAAGAAAATGGGTTCAGTAGCTCGTTCAGCATCTGCAGTACATCTTCCTGCTTACTTGGTGGAGAATGCAGaaaagttcaaattccttctccCTGGAGGTTGTACTCGCTCAACAGGATGA
- the LOC113695534 gene encoding topless-related protein 4-like isoform X2 has protein sequence MSSLSRELVFLILQFLDEEKFKDTVHRLEQESGFFFNMRHFEEMVTNGDWDEVEKYLSGFTKVDDNRYSMKIFFEIRKQKYLEALDRKDRAKAVDILVKDLKVFSAFNEDLFKEITQLLTLENFRDNEQLSKYGDTKSARGIMLTELKKLIEANPLFRDKLTFPTLKNSRLRTLINQSLNWQHQLCKNPKPNPDIKTLFVDHSCGPSQPNGARAPSPVTNPLMGAVPKPGAFPPLGTAHGPFQPTPAPMPTSIAGWMANPSPVPHPSASAGPIGFNPPNNPALLKRPRTPPANNPAMDYQTADSDHVLKRSRPFGISDEANNMPVNILPVGFSGQSHGQSSYSSDDLPKAVVLSLNQGSAVKSMDFHPVQQILLLVGTNTGEVMVWELASRERLAHRSFKVWDLGACSMALQTSLASDYTASVNRVIWSPDGTLFGVAYSKHIVHIYSYHGADDLRNHLEIEAHVGSVNDLAFSYPNKQLCVVTCGEDKLIKVWDAVTGNKHYTFEGHEAPVYSICPHHKESIQFIFSTATDGKIKAWLYDNIGSRVDYDAPGHSSTTMAYSADGTRLFSCGTNKEGESYLVEWNESEGAVKRTYIGLGKRASGIVQFDTTKNRFLAAGDEFIIKFWDMDNVNSLTSTDADGGLPASPCIRFNKEGILLAVSTNENGIKILANGDGLKLLRSMENRPFDASRVPSASIVKPPPLGTFAAGSAAVGSSIVERVAPIAAMVSMNGDTRNLGDVKPRIADESADKSRIWKMTEINEPSQCRSLRLPDSLTAMRVSRLIYTNSGLAILALAANAVHKLWKWPRNDRNPTGKATAGVVPQLWQPASGILMTNDISDTNPEDAVPCFALSKNDSYVMSASGGKISLFNMMTFKTMTTFMAPPPAATFLAFHPQDNNIIAIGMEDSSIQIYNVRVDEVKTKLKGHQKRITGLAFSNAFNVLVSSGADSQLCVWSTDAWEKQTSKYLQIPAGRAAAPLADTRVQFHQDHTHLLAVHETQIAIYEAPKLECLKQWVPREASGPITHATYSCDSQSIYVSFEDGSVGVLTASSLRLRCRINPAAYLPTNPNLRVHPLVIAAHPSEPNQFALGLTDGGIHVFEPLESEGKWGTLPPIENGTGPSTSGAASSDQPQR, from the exons ATGTCGTCCCTGAGCAGGGAGCTGGTGTTTTTGATACTCCAATTTTTGGATGAAGAgaaattcaaggatactgttcATAG GTTGGAGCAAGAATctggatttttctttaatatgAGACATTTTGAAGAAATGGTGACGAATGGTGATTGGGATGAGGTGGAGAAGTATTTATCTGGGTTCACTAAGGTGGATGACAACAGATACTCCATGAAAATCTTTTTTGAGATAAGAAAGCAGAAGTATCTTGAAGCATTGGATAG GAAGGACCGTGCTAAAGCTGTTGATATTCTCGTGAAGGACTTAAAAGTCTTTTCGGCTTTTAATGAAGACCTTTTTAAAGAAATAACGCAACTTCTGACGCTTGAGAATTTTAG GGATAATGAACAACTATCTAAGTATGGTGATACTAAGTCTGCCAGGGGAATAATGCTTACCGAACTTAAGAAGTTGATTGAAGCGAATCCTTTATTTCGTGATAAGTTAACTTTTCCTACACTGAAGAACTCAAGGTTACGGACACTAATTAACCAGAG CTTGAATTGGCAGCATCAACTTTGCAAGAATCCGAAGCCTAATCCTgatataaaaaccctttttgttGACCATTCTTGTGGGCCATCACAGCCAAATGGGGCACGTGCTCCATCACCTGTGACTAATCCACTAATGGGAGCTGTTCCTAAGCCTGGTGCTTTCCCTCCTTTGGGTACTGCTCATGGT CCATTTCAGCCGACACCAGCACCTATGCCTACATCTATTGCAGGATGGATGGCTAATCCTTCACCTGTTCCGCATCCTTCAGCGTCTGCAGGGCCAATTGGTTTTAATCCACCCAATAATCCAG CTCTGCTTAAGCGTCCTAGGACTCCTCCTGCAAATAATCCAGCTATGGACTATCAAACTGCTGACTCTGACCATGTATTGAAGAGATCAAGGCCTTTTGGAATATCAGATGAG GCAAATAACATGCCTGTCAACATCTTGCCAGTTGGATTTAGTGGTCAGAGTCATGGTCAGAGTTCATACTCATCAGATGACTTGCCTAAGGCTGTTGTTCTGAGTTTAAATCAAGGCTCAGCCGTCAAGAGCATGGATTTTCATCCAGTGCAACAAATTTTACTGCTTG TCGGAACAAACACAGGAGAGGTGATGGTTTGGGAGCTAGCTAGTAGGGAGAGGCTTGCTCACAGAAGTTTCAAGGTGTGGGACCTAGGAGCTTGTTCAATGGCTCTACAG ACATCTTTGGCAAGTGATTACACTGCATCAGTTAATCGTGTCATATGGAGCCCTGATGGCACTCTTTTTG GTGTTGCATACTCGAAGCACATTGTACACATATACTCCTACCATGGAGCTGACGATTTAAGAAATCACCTTGAG ATTGAAGCGCATGTTGGTAGTGTCAATGATCTGGCCTTCTCATATCCTAACAAACAACTTTGCGTTGTTACATGTGGGGAGGATAAGCTTATTAAG GTTTGGGATGCAGTTACTGGGAACAAGCATTACACATTTGAAGGCCATGAAGCCCCTGTATATTCTATATGCCCACATCACAAAGAAAGCATTCAG TTCATCTTCTCAACTGCAACTGATGGAAAAATAAAGGCTTGGTTGTACGATAACATAGGTTCAAGAGTTGATTACGACGCACCGGGGCATTCATCCACGACTATGGCATACAGTGCTGATGGAACAAG GTTGTTCTCTTGCGGGACTAACAAAGAAGGTGAGTCATACCTTGTGGAGTGGAATGAAAGTGAAGGTGCAGTAAAACGGACATATATTGGTCTAGGGAAGCGAGCTTCTGGGATTGTGCAATTTGATACTACCAAGAATAGATTCTTGGCTGCGGGTGATGAGTTCATCATCAAATTTTGGGATATGGATAATGTTAACTCATTAACCAGCACTGATGCAGATGGTGGACTACCG GCTTCTCCTTGTATTCGATTCAATAAGGAAGGAATTTTGTTGGCCGTCTCAACAAATGAGAATGGCATTAAAATCCTGGCAAATGGAGATGGTCTTAAGCTACTTAGAAGTATGGAAAATCGTCCATTTGATGCTTCTAGGGTCCCCTCTGCTTCTATCGTGAAG CCTCCGCCTTTGGGAACATTTGCTGCTGGTAGTGCAGCTGTTGGGTCCAGTATTGTGGAGAGAGTTGCTCCAATTGCAGCCATGGTTTCAATG AATGGTGACACTCGAAATTTGGGTGATGTGAAGCCCAGAATAGCGGATGAGTCTGCAGACAAATCTAGAATATGGAAAATGACGGAGATCAATGAACCATCACAGTGTCGCTCTCTGAGGTTGCCAGATAGTTTGACAGCAATGAGG GTTTCAAGATTGATATACACAAACTCAGGGCTTGCTATATTGGCATTAGCTGCCAACGCTGTTCACAAACTCTGGAAGTGGCCAAGAAATGACCGCAACCCAACTGGAAAG GCAACTGCTGGTGTTGTGCCACAACTATGGCAACCTGCTAGTGGAATATTGATGACCAATGATATTAGTGACACAAATCCTGAAGATGCTGTTCCATGCTTTGCTCTCTCGAAGAATGACTCCTATGTTATGTCTGCTTCTGGAGggaaaatttctttatttaataTGATGACTTTTAAG ACTATGACAACCTTCATGGCACCTCCACCTGCTGCAACATTTTTGGCTTTCCACCCACAAGATAACAATATTATTGCTATAGGCATGGAGGACTCTTCCATCCAAATATACAATGTTCGGGTTGATGAG gtcaaaaccaagctcaaaggACATCAGAAAAGAATTACAGGCCTTGCTTTCTCAAATGCTTTTAATGTGCTGGTATCTTCAGGAGCAGATTCTCAG CTATGTGTTTGGAGCACTGATGCATGGGAGAAGCAAACAAGTAAATATTTGCAGATCCCAGCTGGGCGAGCTGCTGCCCCACTTGCTGATACCCGTGTTCAATTTCACCAAGATCACACACATTTACTAGCAGTCCACGAAACACAAATAGCCATATATGAGGCACCAAAACTGGAATGCCTTAAGCAG TGGGTACCTCGAGAAGCAAGTGGCCCCATCACACATGCCACTTATTCTTGCGATAGTCAGTCAATTTATGTCAGTTTCGAAGATGGAAGCGTAGGTGTTCTTACTGCTTCAAGTCTTCGATTGAGATGTCGAATAAATCCAGCTGCATACCTGCCTACCAACCCGAA TTTACGGGTCCATCCTCTGGTCATTGCTGCTCACCCATCTGAACCTAACCAGTTTGCACTGGGCCTAACAGACGGTGGAATCCATGTGTTTGAGCCATTAGAATCCGAGGGCAAGTGGGGAACCTTACCTCCAATTGAAAACGGTACTGGGCCTAGTACTTCTGGAGCAGCTAGTTCAGATCAACCACAGAGGTAG
- the LOC113695534 gene encoding topless-related protein 4-like isoform X1, which yields MSSLSRELVFLILQFLDEEKFKDTVHRLEQESGFFFNMRHFEEMVTNGDWDEVEKYLSGFTKVDDNRYSMKIFFEIRKQKYLEALDRKDRAKAVDILVKDLKVFSAFNEDLFKEITQLLTLENFRDNEQLSKYGDTKSARGIMLTELKKLIEANPLFRDKLTFPTLKNSRLRTLINQSLNWQHQLCKNPKPNPDIKTLFVDHSCGPSQPNGARAPSPVTNPLMGAVPKPGAFPPLGTAHGPFQPTPAPMPTSIAGWMANPSPVPHPSASAGPIGFNPPNNPAALLKRPRTPPANNPAMDYQTADSDHVLKRSRPFGISDEANNMPVNILPVGFSGQSHGQSSYSSDDLPKAVVLSLNQGSAVKSMDFHPVQQILLLVGTNTGEVMVWELASRERLAHRSFKVWDLGACSMALQTSLASDYTASVNRVIWSPDGTLFGVAYSKHIVHIYSYHGADDLRNHLEIEAHVGSVNDLAFSYPNKQLCVVTCGEDKLIKVWDAVTGNKHYTFEGHEAPVYSICPHHKESIQFIFSTATDGKIKAWLYDNIGSRVDYDAPGHSSTTMAYSADGTRLFSCGTNKEGESYLVEWNESEGAVKRTYIGLGKRASGIVQFDTTKNRFLAAGDEFIIKFWDMDNVNSLTSTDADGGLPASPCIRFNKEGILLAVSTNENGIKILANGDGLKLLRSMENRPFDASRVPSASIVKPPPLGTFAAGSAAVGSSIVERVAPIAAMVSMNGDTRNLGDVKPRIADESADKSRIWKMTEINEPSQCRSLRLPDSLTAMRVSRLIYTNSGLAILALAANAVHKLWKWPRNDRNPTGKATAGVVPQLWQPASGILMTNDISDTNPEDAVPCFALSKNDSYVMSASGGKISLFNMMTFKTMTTFMAPPPAATFLAFHPQDNNIIAIGMEDSSIQIYNVRVDEVKTKLKGHQKRITGLAFSNAFNVLVSSGADSQLCVWSTDAWEKQTSKYLQIPAGRAAAPLADTRVQFHQDHTHLLAVHETQIAIYEAPKLECLKQWVPREASGPITHATYSCDSQSIYVSFEDGSVGVLTASSLRLRCRINPAAYLPTNPNLRVHPLVIAAHPSEPNQFALGLTDGGIHVFEPLESEGKWGTLPPIENGTGPSTSGAASSDQPQR from the exons ATGTCGTCCCTGAGCAGGGAGCTGGTGTTTTTGATACTCCAATTTTTGGATGAAGAgaaattcaaggatactgttcATAG GTTGGAGCAAGAATctggatttttctttaatatgAGACATTTTGAAGAAATGGTGACGAATGGTGATTGGGATGAGGTGGAGAAGTATTTATCTGGGTTCACTAAGGTGGATGACAACAGATACTCCATGAAAATCTTTTTTGAGATAAGAAAGCAGAAGTATCTTGAAGCATTGGATAG GAAGGACCGTGCTAAAGCTGTTGATATTCTCGTGAAGGACTTAAAAGTCTTTTCGGCTTTTAATGAAGACCTTTTTAAAGAAATAACGCAACTTCTGACGCTTGAGAATTTTAG GGATAATGAACAACTATCTAAGTATGGTGATACTAAGTCTGCCAGGGGAATAATGCTTACCGAACTTAAGAAGTTGATTGAAGCGAATCCTTTATTTCGTGATAAGTTAACTTTTCCTACACTGAAGAACTCAAGGTTACGGACACTAATTAACCAGAG CTTGAATTGGCAGCATCAACTTTGCAAGAATCCGAAGCCTAATCCTgatataaaaaccctttttgttGACCATTCTTGTGGGCCATCACAGCCAAATGGGGCACGTGCTCCATCACCTGTGACTAATCCACTAATGGGAGCTGTTCCTAAGCCTGGTGCTTTCCCTCCTTTGGGTACTGCTCATGGT CCATTTCAGCCGACACCAGCACCTATGCCTACATCTATTGCAGGATGGATGGCTAATCCTTCACCTGTTCCGCATCCTTCAGCGTCTGCAGGGCCAATTGGTTTTAATCCACCCAATAATCCAG CAGCTCTGCTTAAGCGTCCTAGGACTCCTCCTGCAAATAATCCAGCTATGGACTATCAAACTGCTGACTCTGACCATGTATTGAAGAGATCAAGGCCTTTTGGAATATCAGATGAG GCAAATAACATGCCTGTCAACATCTTGCCAGTTGGATTTAGTGGTCAGAGTCATGGTCAGAGTTCATACTCATCAGATGACTTGCCTAAGGCTGTTGTTCTGAGTTTAAATCAAGGCTCAGCCGTCAAGAGCATGGATTTTCATCCAGTGCAACAAATTTTACTGCTTG TCGGAACAAACACAGGAGAGGTGATGGTTTGGGAGCTAGCTAGTAGGGAGAGGCTTGCTCACAGAAGTTTCAAGGTGTGGGACCTAGGAGCTTGTTCAATGGCTCTACAG ACATCTTTGGCAAGTGATTACACTGCATCAGTTAATCGTGTCATATGGAGCCCTGATGGCACTCTTTTTG GTGTTGCATACTCGAAGCACATTGTACACATATACTCCTACCATGGAGCTGACGATTTAAGAAATCACCTTGAG ATTGAAGCGCATGTTGGTAGTGTCAATGATCTGGCCTTCTCATATCCTAACAAACAACTTTGCGTTGTTACATGTGGGGAGGATAAGCTTATTAAG GTTTGGGATGCAGTTACTGGGAACAAGCATTACACATTTGAAGGCCATGAAGCCCCTGTATATTCTATATGCCCACATCACAAAGAAAGCATTCAG TTCATCTTCTCAACTGCAACTGATGGAAAAATAAAGGCTTGGTTGTACGATAACATAGGTTCAAGAGTTGATTACGACGCACCGGGGCATTCATCCACGACTATGGCATACAGTGCTGATGGAACAAG GTTGTTCTCTTGCGGGACTAACAAAGAAGGTGAGTCATACCTTGTGGAGTGGAATGAAAGTGAAGGTGCAGTAAAACGGACATATATTGGTCTAGGGAAGCGAGCTTCTGGGATTGTGCAATTTGATACTACCAAGAATAGATTCTTGGCTGCGGGTGATGAGTTCATCATCAAATTTTGGGATATGGATAATGTTAACTCATTAACCAGCACTGATGCAGATGGTGGACTACCG GCTTCTCCTTGTATTCGATTCAATAAGGAAGGAATTTTGTTGGCCGTCTCAACAAATGAGAATGGCATTAAAATCCTGGCAAATGGAGATGGTCTTAAGCTACTTAGAAGTATGGAAAATCGTCCATTTGATGCTTCTAGGGTCCCCTCTGCTTCTATCGTGAAG CCTCCGCCTTTGGGAACATTTGCTGCTGGTAGTGCAGCTGTTGGGTCCAGTATTGTGGAGAGAGTTGCTCCAATTGCAGCCATGGTTTCAATG AATGGTGACACTCGAAATTTGGGTGATGTGAAGCCCAGAATAGCGGATGAGTCTGCAGACAAATCTAGAATATGGAAAATGACGGAGATCAATGAACCATCACAGTGTCGCTCTCTGAGGTTGCCAGATAGTTTGACAGCAATGAGG GTTTCAAGATTGATATACACAAACTCAGGGCTTGCTATATTGGCATTAGCTGCCAACGCTGTTCACAAACTCTGGAAGTGGCCAAGAAATGACCGCAACCCAACTGGAAAG GCAACTGCTGGTGTTGTGCCACAACTATGGCAACCTGCTAGTGGAATATTGATGACCAATGATATTAGTGACACAAATCCTGAAGATGCTGTTCCATGCTTTGCTCTCTCGAAGAATGACTCCTATGTTATGTCTGCTTCTGGAGggaaaatttctttatttaataTGATGACTTTTAAG ACTATGACAACCTTCATGGCACCTCCACCTGCTGCAACATTTTTGGCTTTCCACCCACAAGATAACAATATTATTGCTATAGGCATGGAGGACTCTTCCATCCAAATATACAATGTTCGGGTTGATGAG gtcaaaaccaagctcaaaggACATCAGAAAAGAATTACAGGCCTTGCTTTCTCAAATGCTTTTAATGTGCTGGTATCTTCAGGAGCAGATTCTCAG CTATGTGTTTGGAGCACTGATGCATGGGAGAAGCAAACAAGTAAATATTTGCAGATCCCAGCTGGGCGAGCTGCTGCCCCACTTGCTGATACCCGTGTTCAATTTCACCAAGATCACACACATTTACTAGCAGTCCACGAAACACAAATAGCCATATATGAGGCACCAAAACTGGAATGCCTTAAGCAG TGGGTACCTCGAGAAGCAAGTGGCCCCATCACACATGCCACTTATTCTTGCGATAGTCAGTCAATTTATGTCAGTTTCGAAGATGGAAGCGTAGGTGTTCTTACTGCTTCAAGTCTTCGATTGAGATGTCGAATAAATCCAGCTGCATACCTGCCTACCAACCCGAA TTTACGGGTCCATCCTCTGGTCATTGCTGCTCACCCATCTGAACCTAACCAGTTTGCACTGGGCCTAACAGACGGTGGAATCCATGTGTTTGAGCCATTAGAATCCGAGGGCAAGTGGGGAACCTTACCTCCAATTGAAAACGGTACTGGGCCTAGTACTTCTGGAGCAGCTAGTTCAGATCAACCACAGAGGTAG